Proteins encoded in a region of the Panicum hallii strain FIL2 chromosome 3, PHallii_v3.1, whole genome shotgun sequence genome:
- the LOC112885044 gene encoding uncharacterized protein LOC112885044 has translation MQPSDIWKAHAGSSQSEGSALDMERNGCNHNCCPSPLQPIASAGQHSESSAAYFSWPTSTLMHGSAEGRANYFGNLQKGVLPGHLGRLPTGQQATTLLDLMIIRAFHSKILRRFSLGTAIGFRIRKGTLTDTPAILVFVARKVHRKWLSTTQCLPAHLEGPGGVWCDVDVVEFSYYGAPAPTPKEQLYDELVDGLRGSDPIVGSGSQVASLETYGTLGAIVKSRTGNKQVGFLTNRHVAVDLDYPNQKMFHPLPPNLGPGVYLGAVERATSFITDDVWYGIYAGTNPETFVRADGAFIPFSDDFDIGSVSTSVKGVGVIGDVKAIDLQSPIGSLIGRQVVKVGRSSGLTTGTVVAYALEYNDEKGICFFTDFLVVGENQQTFDLEGDSGSLIILTGQDGEKPQPIGIIWGGTANRGRLKLKSGQGPENWTSGVDLGRLLDLLELDLITTSEGLQAALEEQRITLAAAAAAANSNATESSPVAGPQENDKVDKIYEPLGINIQQLPRDSSAASTDQPNENVEEHQFIPNLIGMSPMRNGQEGNGELNNLTNLENSLDDICIGLHLGEREPKRLRSDSTLDIDLQK, from the exons ATGCAGCCCTCAGATATTTGGAAGGCGCATGCAGGTTCATCGCAGTCAGAGGGTTCAGCTCTGGATATGGAGAGAAACGGATGCAATCATAATTGTTGCCCATCTCCTCTCCAACCAATCGCCTCAGCTGGTCAGCACTCTGAAAGCAGCGCTGCATACTTTTCTTGGCCTACATCTACTCTAATGCACGGCTCAGCCGAAGGCCGTGCTAATTACTTTGGGAATCTACAGAAGGGTGTGCTACCAGGACATCTTGGTCGCTTGCCAACGGGGCAGCAAGCCACCACCTTACTTGATTTAATGATTATAAGAGCATTCCACAGCAAGATCCTGCGCCGATTTAGTCTTGGTACAGCAATAGGCTTTAGAATCAGAAAAGGAACATTAACCGACACACCTGCCATCCTTGTATTTGTTGCTCGAAAGGTTCACAGGAAGTGGCTCAGCACTACACAGTGTCTTCCAGCTCACCTTGAG GGACCTGGGGGTGTGTGGTGTGATGTTGATGTTGTTGAATTTTCTTATTATGGTGCACCAGCCCCTACACCAAAGGAACAACTGTATGATGAGCTTGTTGATGGATTGCGTGGTAGCGACCCTATCGTAGGCTCAGGTTCACAG GTGGCTAGTCTTGAGACCTATGGGACTTTGGGTGCCATTGTGAAGAGTCGAACTGGCAATAAGCAAGTTGGGTTCCTTACAAACAGACATGTTGCGGTTGATCTGGATTATCCTAATCAGAAGATGTTCCATCCACTGCCTCCTAATCTTGGACCTGGAGTTTACCTTGGTGCTGTTGAGAGAGCAACATCATTTATAACAGATGATGTTTGGTATGGGATCTACGCAGGAACAAACCCAG AAACTTTTGTCCGAGCTGATGGTGCATTTATACCTTTTTCTGACGACTTTGATATTGGTAGTGTCAGCACCTCGGTTAAAGGAGTTGGGGTCATTGGTGACGTGAAGGCAATTGATCTGCAGTCCCCAATTGGCAGTCTCATCGGGAGACAAGTTGTCAAAGTTGGAAGAAGTTCTGGTCTGACAACAGGGACTGTTGTCGCATACGCTCTTGAGTACAATGACGAGAAGGGAATATGCTTCTTCACTGACTTTCTTGTCGTTGGGGAGAACCAACAAACATTTGATCTTGAAGGGGACAGCGGAAGCCTCATAATCTTAACAGGACAAGATGGTGAGAAGCCACAGCCTATAGGCATTATATGGGGTGGTACAGCTAATCGGGGAAGGCTGAAGCTAAAAAGTGGCCAGGGCCCGGAGAACTGGACAAGTGGAGTTGATCTCGGCCGCCTTCTTGATCTTCTGGAGCTTGATCTGATTACAACAAGTGAAGGGCTACAAG CTGCCCTGGAAGAACAAAGGATCACTctagctgctgccgctgccgctgctaATTCAAATGCCACAGAATCATCACCTGTTGCTGGCCCTCAAGAGAATGATAAAGTTGACAAGATCTATGAGCCTCTTGGCATCAACATCCAGCAACTTCCCCGAGACAGTTCTGCCGCCTCGACGGACCAACCCAATGAGAATGTTGAAGAGCATCAGTTCATCCCAAACCTGATTGGTATGTCTCCTATGCGCAATGGCCAAGAAGGCAACGGTGAATTGAACAACTTGACGAACTTGGAAAATTCGCTTGATGACATTTGTATTGGTCTGCATCTGGGAGAGCGTGAACCGAAAAGGCTGCGCTCTGATTCGACGCTGGACATCGACCTGCAGAAGTGA
- the LOC112884029 gene encoding uncharacterized protein LOC112884029, with translation MGQCPCFGSAQAAEREQRAEADRRESQEARAKAAEAAQRRQEEFDKSAAGRAAKAQMKAMKESKTSNQGEPVLKWQMGS, from the exons ATGGGGCAGTGCCCGTGCTTCGGATcggcgcaggcggcggagcGGGAGCAACGGGCGGAGGCGGACCGGCGCGAGTCCCAGGAGGCCCGCGCCAAGGCCGCCGAGGCCGCGCAGAGGAG ACAagaagagtttgacaagtcaGCAGCTGGAAGAGCAGCAAAAGCACAAATGAAAGCTATGAAGGAATCAAAGACATCAAACCAAGGAGAACCAGTTCTTAAG TGGCAGATGGGATCATAA